One stretch of Oncorhynchus clarkii lewisi isolate Uvic-CL-2024 chromosome 3, UVic_Ocla_1.0, whole genome shotgun sequence DNA includes these proteins:
- the LOC139398654 gene encoding oxysterol-binding protein-related protein 6 isoform X9, with the protein MSYHHHRNPSQSSHRTMSAEERCSTPVHHHKASTPTHKSASSSSSYQRDTRQEADSWEIIEGLRIGQSNVQRPDKHEGFMLKKRKWPLKGWHKRFFVLDNGMLKYSKSPIDIQKAKLHGCIDVGLSVMSIKKRARRIDLDTEEHIYHLKVKSPDIFDSWVVKLRHHRLYRQNEIVRSPRDATIRTFPPPATTESPIPHPHPQPAPTPIAGQHDVKQPKPTTLPSWQSPPVPSSSSLPASYSNGQSKVAAWLQESEEMDKCTEELARCQSSLIELSKLLQSLEILQRTQSAPNFTDMQVPSLPVSASMSPVRLHSSNPNLSAELVDIQTPASRLAPDNIECGGDYIKLQEDFCLIAQKVHSLLKSAFNTVAIEKEKIKTVLSDQDQSSGQSVQLITLRKSLSQALSQNAELKTRLGRIHSESVLSEQTVSVNIIPSSDEAGEQMGIPLTQQTSNESRLSMSESVSEFFDAQEVLLSASSSENEASDDESYVSDVSDNISEDNASVTDNVSRQMLNGDLAGSAFRNGRRPSLPAPSPDCSNINLWNILRNNIGKDLSKVSMPVELNEPLNTLQHMCEELEYTELLDRAADTEDPYERMAIMAAFVISGYSSTYYRAGSKPFNPLLGETYECIREDKGMCFIAEQVSHHPPISACHADSNKFTFWQDVRWKNKFWGKSMEILPIGTVNVMLPSFGDHYEWNKVTTCVHNILSGRRWIEHYGEITIRNTKSSACICKLTFVKGNYWSSNVNEVQGIVMDQEGKVVHRLFGKWHEGLYCGVPPSAKCIWRTGSMPTDYELYYGFTRFAIELNELCPEMQDLLPPTDARFRPDQRHLEEGNVEMAASEKQRIEDLQRTRRKWQEENDIKHEPRFFKKVVDANHRERWVTNNTYWELRKSPGFINMENPNLW; encoded by the exons aTGTCCTACCACCACCACAGGAACCCCAGCCAGAGCAGCCACCGCACCATGAGCGCCGAGGAGAGGTGCTCCACGCCCGTCCACCACCACAAGGCGTCCACGCCCACACACAAAAGcgcctcgtcctcctcctcgtaCCAGCGCGACACCCGCCAG GAGGCAGACAGCTGGGAAATCATTGAGGGACTGAGAATCGGTCAGAGCAACGTCCAGAGGCCAGATAAACACGAGGGCTTCATGTTGAAGAAGCGAAAATGGCCGCTGAAAGGCTGGCACAAG CGTTTTTTTGTCCTGGACAATGGGATGCTGAAGTACTCCAAGTCGCCCATTGAT ATTCAGAAAGCCAAACTGCATGGCTGCATTGATGTGGGTCTGTCAGTCATGTCCATCAAGAAGAGGGCCCGCCGCATTGACTTGGACACAGAGGAGCATATCTACCACCTCAAA GTCAAGTCTCCAGACATCTTTGACTCCTGGGTGGTCAAGCTGCGCCACCACCGTCTCTACCGGCAGAACGAGATCGTCCGCTCCCCCCGAGACGCCACCATAAGGACGTTCCCTCCCCCTGCCACCACCGAGTCCCCCATCCCACACCCCCACCCTCAGCCAGCCCCCACCCCCATTGCGGGACAACATGACGTAAAG CAGCCCAAACCCACCACCCTTCCATCATGGCAGTCCCCCCCAGTCCCTAGCAGCAGCAGCCTGCCGGCCTCCTACAGTAACGGACAGAGCAAAGTGGCCGCATGGCTTCAGGAGTCGGAGGAGATGGACAAGTGCACAGAGG AGCTCGCCCGCTGCCAGTCCAGCCTGATAGAGCTGAGCAAGTTACTGCAGAGCCTGGAGATCTTACAGAGGACCCAGTCGGCTCCTAATTTCACTGACatgcag gtcccatctctccctgtgaGTGCCAGCATGTCTCCAGTTCGCCTCCACTCCTCAAACCCCAACCTGAGTGCTGAGCTGGTGGACATCCAGACCCCTGCCTCTCGCCTGGCTCCTGACAACATAGAGTGTGGAGGCGACTACATCAAACTGCAGGAGGACTTCTGCCTCATCGCTCAgaaag TCCACTCTCTGCTAAAGTCTGCGTTCAACACAGTGGCCATAGAGAAGGAGAAGATCAAAAcggttttatcagaccaggatCAGTCATCAGGGCAGTCTGTCCAGCTCATCACCCTCAGGAAGTCTCTGTCACAG GCCCTGTCCCAAAACGCCGAGCTTAAAACCCGACTGGGCCGCATCCACTCTGAGTCGGTCCTGTCTGAACAAACAGTCAGTGTGAACATCATTCCCAGTTCTGACGAG GCTGGTGAGCAGATGGGAATCCCTCTGACACAACAGACGTCCAATGAGAGCAGGCTGTCCATGTCCGAGTCTGTGTCAGAGTTCTTCGACGCCCAGGAAGTGCTTCTGTCTGCCAGCTCGTCGGAGAACGAG GCCTCAGACGATGAGTCATACGTCAGCGATGTGAGCGATAACATTTCAGAGGACAATGCCAGCGTGACCGATAACGTCTCCAGACAAA TGCTGAACGGAGACCTGGCTGGAAGTGCCTTCCGTAACGGGCGGCGCCCGTCCCTTCCCGCCCCCTCGCCGGACTGCAGCAACATCAACCTGTGGAACATCCTGAGGAACAACATAGGGAAGGACCTGTCCAAGGTGTCCATGCCCGTGGAACTCAACGAGCCCCTCAACACCCTGCAGCACATGTGTGAGGAGCTGGAGTACACTGAGCTATTGGACAGAGCTGCCGATACGGAGGACCCCTACGAACGCATG GCCATTATGGCGGCGTTCGTCATCTCAGGATACTCCTCCACGTACTACAGAGCGGGAAGCAAGCCATTCAACCCTTTACTGGGAGAGACGTATGAATGTATCCGTGAGGACAAGGGCATGTGTTTTATCGCTGAGCAG GTGAGCCACCATCCACCAATCTCAGCTTGTCACGCTGATTCCAACAAGTTCACCTTTTGGCAAG ATGTCAGATGGAAAAACAAATTCTGGGGGAAATCCATGGAAATCCTCCCCATTGGCACAGTCAATGTTATGCTACCAAG CTTTGGGGACCACTATGAGTGGAACAAGGTCACCACCTGCGTGCACAACATCCTAAGCGGCAGAAGGTGGATCGAACACTACGGGGAAATCACCATTAGGAACACCAAAAGCAGTGCCTGTATCTGCAAGCTCACTTTCGTCAAG GGAAATTACTGGAGTTCTAATGTCAATGAGGTTCAAGGGATCGTGATGGACCAAGAGGGGAAGGTAGTGCATCGGCTGTTCGGAAAATGGCATGAGGGCCTTTACTGTGGAGTCCCGCCCTCTGCCAAATGCATCTGGAGGACAG GCTCCATGCCCACCGATTACGAGCTGTATTATGGCTTCACCAGGTTTGCCATTGAGCTCAATGAGCTTTGCCCTGAGATGCAAGATCTGCTACCACCCACAGATGCCCGCTTCAGACCCGATCAGAG GCACCTGGAGGAGGGCAATGTGGAAATGGCTGCCTCAGAGAAGCAGCGTATCGAAGACCTGCAACGCACCAGAAGGAAGTGGCAAGAGGAGAATGACATAAAGCACGAGCCACGCTTCTTCAA GAAAGTGGTTGATGCCAATCATAGGGAGCGCTGGGTCACCAACAACACCTACTGGGAGCTTCGCAAATCCCCCGGCTTCATCAACATGGAAAACCCTAATCTATGGTAG